The following proteins are encoded in a genomic region of Streptococcus gwangjuense:
- a CDS encoding nucleotidyltransferase family protein: MNILKNKAEILDSFRENPDMMAILTIIRNLGLKDSWLAAGSVRNFIWNLLSERPAFDLETDVDVIFFDPDISYEETLSLEKKLREDFPQYQWELKNQVYMHQHSPHTTPYSSSCDAMSKYPERCTAVGLRLNEESALELFTPYGLEDILNFQVRPTPHFLENEDRMGLYRTRLSKKNWQEKWKNLIFKNT, from the coding sequence ATGAATATATTGAAAAATAAGGCTGAAATTTTAGACTCTTTCAGAGAAAATCCGGATATGATGGCTATTTTGACTATCATCCGAAACCTTGGTTTGAAAGACTCCTGGTTGGCAGCAGGTTCTGTCAGAAATTTTATCTGGAATCTCTTGTCAGAGAGACCAGCATTTGATCTTGAAACAGATGTAGATGTGATTTTCTTTGATCCGGATATTTCTTATGAGGAAACCTTGTCCTTAGAGAAAAAACTGCGAGAGGATTTTCCTCAGTACCAGTGGGAATTGAAAAATCAAGTCTATATGCACCAGCACAGCCCTCATACTACTCCCTATAGCAGCTCTTGTGATGCCATGAGTAAGTATCCAGAACGGTGTACGGCAGTTGGACTGCGCTTGAATGAAGAATCCGCTTTGGAGCTCTTTACTCCATACGGTTTGGAGGATATTTTGAATTTTCAAGTTCGTCCAACTCCTCATTTCTTAGAAAATGAAGACCGAATGGGACTTTATCGAACACGTCTATCCAAGAAAAATTGGCAGGAAAAATGGAAAAATTTGATTTTTAAAAATACTTAA
- a CDS encoding isoprenyl transferase → MFGFFKKDKAVEVEVPTQVPAHIGIIMDGNGRWAKKRMQPRVFGHKAGMEALQTVTKAANKLGVKVITVYAFSTENWTRPDQEVKFIMNLPVEFYDNYVPELHANNVKIQMIGETDRLPKQTFEALTKAEELTKNNTGLILNFALNYGGRAEITQALKLISQDVLDAKINPGDITEELIGNYLFTQHLPKDVRDPDLIIRTSGELRLSNFLPWQGAYSELYFTDTLWPDFDEAALQEAILAYNRRHRRFGGV, encoded by the coding sequence ATGTTTGGATTTTTTAAGAAAGATAAGGCTGTAGAAGTAGAGGTTCCGACACAGGTTCCTGCTCATATCGGTATCATCATGGATGGGAATGGCCGTTGGGCTAAAAAACGTATGCAACCGCGAGTCTTCGGACACAAGGCGGGCATGGAAGCATTGCAAACTGTGACCAAGGCAGCCAACAAACTGGGAGTTAAGGTTATTACAGTTTATGCTTTTTCTACGGAAAACTGGACCCGCCCTGATCAGGAAGTCAAGTTTATCATGAACCTTCCGGTAGAGTTTTATGACAATTATGTCCCGGAATTGCACGCAAATAATGTTAAGATTCAAATGATTGGGGAGACAGACCGCCTGCCTAAGCAAACCTTTGAAGCTTTAACCAAGGCTGAGGAATTGACTAAGAACAACACAGGATTGATTCTTAACTTTGCCCTCAACTATGGTGGACGTGCTGAGATTACACAGGCGCTTAAGTTGATTTCCCAGGATGTTTTAGATGCCAAAATCAATCCAGGTGACATCACAGAGGAATTGATTGGCAACTATCTCTTCACCCAGCATTTGCCTAAGGATGTACGAGATCCAGACTTGATTATCCGTACCAGTGGAGAATTGCGTTTGAGCAATTTCCTTCCATGGCAGGGAGCCTATAGTGAGCTCTATTTTACGGATACCTTATGGCCTGATTTTGACGAGGCAGCTTTGCAGGAAGCTATTCTTGCCTACAATCGTCGTCATCGCCGATTTGGAGGAGTTTAG
- a CDS encoding GNAT family N-acetyltransferase has translation MHLYQAVGWTNYTHQPEMLEQALSHSLEIYVALDGDAVVGLIRLVGDGFSSVLVQDLIVLPIYQRQGIGSALMKEALEDYKDAYQVQLVTDQTERTLEFYRSMGFETLSTYDCTGMTWMNREK, from the coding sequence TTGCATCTCTATCAGGCTGTCGGTTGGACAAATTATACCCATCAACCAGAGATGCTGGAGCAGGCCTTATCTCATTCATTAGAGATTTATGTGGCACTTGATGGCGATGCTGTGGTGGGCTTGATTCGTTTGGTTGGAGATGGATTCTCATCAGTATTGGTTCAGGATTTAATCGTTTTACCAATCTATCAGCGTCAAGGGATTGGTAGTGCCCTAATGAAAGAGGCTTTAGAGGATTACAAAGATGCCTATCAAGTCCAGCTGGTAACAGACCAGACAGAAAGAACCTTGGAATTCTATCGTTCTATGGGTTTTGAAACTTTATCCACCTATGACTGTACAGGAATGACTTGGATGAATCGAGAAAAATAA
- a CDS encoding histidine phosphatase family protein, with translation MVKVRLYLVRHGKTMFNTIGRAQGWSDTPLTAEGELGIHELGIGLRESGMQFERAYSSDSGRTIQTMGIILEELRLQGKIPYRMDKRIREWCFGSFDGAYDGDLFMGLIPRIFNVDHVHQLSYAELAEGLVEVDTAGWAEGWEKLSGRIKEGFEAIAKEMEEQGGGNALVVSHGMTIGTIVYLINGMHPHGLDNGSVTILEYEDGQFRVEVVGDRSYRELGREKMEEKNNL, from the coding sequence ATGGTAAAAGTACGATTGTATTTGGTACGTCATGGTAAGACCATGTTTAACACAATTGGTCGCGCGCAAGGTTGGAGTGATACTCCTTTGACAGCAGAAGGTGAATTAGGAATCCACGAGCTAGGTATTGGATTGAGAGAGTCAGGCATGCAGTTTGAACGTGCTTATTCAAGTGACTCAGGTCGTACGATTCAGACCATGGGAATTATACTTGAAGAACTTAGATTGCAAGGAAAAATCCCTTATCGCATGGACAAGCGTATCAGAGAATGGTGTTTCGGTAGTTTTGATGGAGCTTACGATGGTGATCTTTTCATGGGACTTATTCCTCGTATCTTTAATGTGGACCACGTTCACCAATTATCTTATGCTGAACTGGCTGAGGGTTTGGTAGAGGTTGATACAGCTGGTTGGGCTGAGGGCTGGGAAAAACTCAGTGGCCGAATCAAGGAAGGTTTTGAAGCGATTGCCAAAGAAATGGAAGAGCAAGGCGGGGGCAACGCCCTTGTTGTCAGTCACGGAATGACTATTGGAACCATTGTTTATCTGATTAATGGTATGCATCCGCATGGTCTAGATAATGGTAGCGTGACGATTCTTGAATATGAGGACGGTCAGTTTAGAGTTGAGGTTGTCGGAGATCGTAGTTACCGAGAACTAGGACGGGAGAAGATGGAAGAGAAAAACAATCTATAG
- a CDS encoding GNAT family N-acetyltransferase yields MPVNEYGQMIGESMEGYIPGELPSIDFLEGRYARIEALSVEKHAENLLAVYGPDTPREMWTYLFQEPVADMEELVTLLNKMLARKDRFYYAIIDKATGKALGTFSLMRIDKNNRVIEVGAVTFSPKLRGTRIGTEAQYLLACYVFEELNYRRYEWKCDALNLPSRRAAERLGFVYEGTFRQAVVYKGRTRDTDWLSMIDKDWPKVKDRLEKWLRPENFDKNGRQYKSLRDL; encoded by the coding sequence ATGCCAGTAAATGAATATGGTCAGATGATTGGTGAGTCAATGGAAGGTTATATACCAGGTGAACTGCCTTCTATTGATTTCTTAGAAGGACGTTATGCTCGAATAGAAGCTCTTTCAGTGGAAAAGCATGCGGAGAATTTATTAGCTGTTTATGGCCCTGATACGCCTCGGGAGATGTGGACCTACCTCTTTCAGGAACCAGTGGCAGATATGGAGGAGCTGGTTACTCTCTTAAATAAGATGTTGGCTCGTAAGGATCGTTTTTACTATGCAATCATAGACAAGGCAACTGGTAAGGCTTTGGGAACTTTTTCTCTCATGCGTATTGACAAGAATAACCGAGTAATAGAAGTGGGAGCTGTCACTTTTTCTCCAAAACTCAGGGGGACACGGATAGGGACAGAAGCCCAGTACCTCTTGGCTTGCTATGTCTTTGAGGAGCTTAACTATCGTCGCTATGAGTGGAAATGCGATGCCTTAAATCTGCCATCCAGACGAGCAGCGGAACGTTTAGGTTTTGTCTATGAAGGGACCTTCCGCCAGGCAGTCGTATATAAGGGGCGTACAAGAGATACGGATTGGTTGTCTATGATTGATAAGGACTGGCCCAAAGTCAAAGATCGTTTGGAAAAATGGTTGCGTCCTGAAAACTTTGATAAAAATGGACGACAGTACAAGAGCTTGAGAGACCTTTAA
- a CDS encoding ACT domain-containing protein, protein MKAIITVVGKDKSGIVAGVSGKIAELGLNIDDISQTVLDEYFTMMAVVSSDEKQDFTYLRNEFETFGQTLNVKINIQSAAIFEAMYNI, encoded by the coding sequence ATGAAAGCGATTATAACTGTTGTTGGTAAAGATAAATCTGGAATTGTTGCAGGTGTTTCTGGTAAAATTGCAGAATTGGGGTTGAATATTGATGATATCTCTCAAACCGTCTTGGATGAATATTTCACGATGATGGCTGTCGTCTCTAGTGATGAAAAACAAGATTTCACTTATCTTCGTAATGAGTTTGAAACTTTTGGGCAAACTTTGAATGTGAAAATCAATATTCAGAGTGCAGCGATTTTCGAAGCTATGTATAATATCTAG
- a CDS encoding phosphatidate cytidylyltransferase: MTQDLQKRTLFAGIALAIFLPILMIGGLLLQIAIGIIAMLAMHELLKMRGLETMTMEGLLTLFATFALTIPLENYLTFLPVDGNVVAYSVLISIMLGTTVFSKSYTIEDAVFPLAMSFYVGFGFNALLDARVAGLDKALLALCIVWATDSGAYLAGMNFGKRKLAPTVSPNKTFEGALGGILGAILVTIIFMMFDSTVALPYGIYKMSVFAIFFSIAGQFGDLLESSIKRHFGVKDSGKFIPGHGGVLDRFDSMLLVFPIMHLFGLF, translated from the coding sequence ATGACACAGGATTTACAGAAAAGAACCTTGTTTGCAGGGATTGCACTGGCTATTTTTCTACCGATTTTAATGATTGGGGGCCTCTTGCTTCAGATAGCAATTGGAATCATAGCCATGCTAGCTATGCATGAACTTTTGAAGATGAGAGGTCTAGAGACCATGACTATGGAGGGTCTCCTGACCCTCTTTGCAACCTTTGCTTTGACCATTCCCTTGGAGAATTACCTGACTTTTCTACCAGTTGATGGGAATGTGGTTGCTTATAGTGTTTTGATTTCAATCATGTTAGGAACGACTGTTTTTAGCAAGTCTTATACGATTGAGGATGCTGTTTTCCCTCTTGCTATGAGTTTCTATGTAGGCTTTGGATTTAATGCTTTACTAGATGCTCGCGTTGCAGGTTTAGATAAGGCTCTATTGGCCTTGTGTATTGTCTGGGCTACCGACAGTGGTGCCTATCTTGCTGGGATGAACTTTGGGAAACGAAAATTAGCTCCGACAGTTTCTCCAAATAAAACCTTTGAGGGTGCCTTGGGTGGTATTTTAGGTGCTATTTTAGTAACCATCATCTTTATGATGTTTGACAGTACAGTTGCTCTTCCGTATGGAATTTACAAGATGTCAGTCTTTGCTATTTTCTTTAGCATTGCTGGACAATTTGGTGATTTACTAGAAAGTTCGATCAAGCGTCACTTTGGTGTCAAGGATTCTGGGAAATTTATTCCTGGACATGGTGGTGTTTTGGATCGTTTCGATAGTATGTTGCTTGTATTTCCAATTATGCACTTGTTTGGACTCTTTTAA
- the leuS gene encoding leucine--tRNA ligase — protein sequence MSFYNHKEIEPKWQGYWAEHHTFKTGTDASKPKFYALDMFPYPSGAGLHVGHPEGYTATDILSRYKRAQGYNVLHPMGWDAFGLPAEQYAMDTGNDPAEFTAENIANFKRQINALGFSYDWNREVNTTDPNYYKWTQWIFTKLYEKGLAYEAEVPVNWVEELGTAIANEEVLPDGTSERGGYPVVRKPMRQWMLKITAYAERLLNDLDDLDWPESIKDMQRNWIGKSTGANVTFKVKGAEKEFTVFTTRPDTLFGATFNVLAPEHELVDAITSPEQAESVADYKHQASLKSDLARTDLAKEKTGVWTGAYAVNPVNGKEIPIWISDYVLSSYGTGAVMAVPAHDQRDWEFAKQFDLPIVEVLEGGNVEEAAYTEDGLHVNSDFLDGLNKEDAIAKIVAWLEEKGCGQEKVTYRLRDWLFSRQRYWGEPIPIIHWEDGTSTAVPENELPLVLPVTKDIRPSGTGESPLANLTDWLEVTREDGVKGRRETNTMPQWAGSSWYYLRYIDPHNTEKLADEDLLKQWLPVDIYVGGAEHAVLHLLYARFWHKFLYDLGVVPTKEPFQKLFNQGMILGTSYRDHRGALVATDKVEKRDGSFFHVETGEELEQAPAKMSKSLKNVVNPDDVVEQYGADTLRVYEMFMGPLDASIAWSEEGLEGSRKFLDRVYRLITSKDIVAENNGALDKVYNETVKAVTEQIESLKFNTAIAQLMVFVNAANKEDKLYVDYAKGFIQLIAPFAPHLAEELWQTVAATGESISYVAWPTWDESKLVEDEIEIVVQIKGKVRAKLMVAKDLSREELQEIALADEKVKAEIDGKDIVKVIAVPNKLVNIVVK from the coding sequence ATGAGTTTTTACAATCATAAAGAAATTGAGCCTAAGTGGCAGGGCTACTGGGCAGAACATCATACATTTAAGACAGGAACTGATGCATCAAAACCTAAGTTTTATGCGCTTGACATGTTCCCTTATCCGTCTGGAGCGGGTCTACACGTAGGTCACCCAGAAGGTTATACAGCAACCGATATCCTCAGCCGTTACAAACGTGCGCAAGGATATAATGTCCTTCACCCTATGGGTTGGGATGCTTTTGGTTTGCCTGCAGAGCAATATGCTATGGATACTGGTAATGATCCAGCAGAATTTACAGCTGAGAACATTGCCAACTTCAAACGCCAAATCAATGCGCTTGGATTTTCCTACGACTGGAATCGTGAAGTTAACACAACAGATCCAAACTACTACAAGTGGACGCAATGGATTTTCACTAAGCTTTACGAAAAAGGATTGGCCTATGAAGCGGAAGTGCCAGTAAACTGGGTTGAGGAATTGGGAACAGCCATCGCCAACGAAGAGGTTCTTCCTGACGGAACTTCTGAGCGTGGAGGCTATCCAGTTGTTCGCAAACCAATGCGCCAATGGATGCTCAAAATCACGGCCTACGCAGAGCGCTTGCTTAATGACTTGGATGATCTGGATTGGCCAGAGTCTATCAAGGACATGCAGCGCAACTGGATTGGTAAATCAACTGGTGCTAATGTAACTTTCAAAGTAAAAGGAGCAGAAAAGGAATTTACAGTCTTTACTACTCGTCCGGACACCCTTTTCGGTGCGACCTTCAATGTTTTGGCGCCTGAGCATGAACTAGTAGATGCTATCACAAGTCCTGAACAAGCTGAGTCTGTAGCTGACTACAAACACCAAGCCAGCCTCAAGTCAGACTTGGCTCGTACAGACCTTGCCAAAGAAAAAACTGGTGTTTGGACTGGTGCTTATGCTGTAAACCCTGTTAACGGTAAAGAAATCCCAATCTGGATTTCCGACTACGTATTGTCTAGCTATGGAACAGGTGCTGTCATGGCTGTGCCTGCCCACGATCAACGTGACTGGGAATTTGCCAAACAATTTGACCTTCCAATCGTCGAAGTACTTGAAGGTGGAAACGTTGAAGAAGCTGCCTACACAGAAGATGGCCTTCACGTTAATTCAGACTTCCTAGATGGACTCAACAAAGAAGACGCTATTGCTAAGATTGTGGCTTGGTTGGAAGAAAAAGGCTGTGGACAAGAGAAGGTTACCTACCGTCTCCGCGACTGGCTCTTTAGCCGTCAACGTTACTGGGGTGAACCAATTCCAATCATTCATTGGGAAGATGGAACTTCAACAGCTGTCCCTGAAAATGAATTGCCACTTGTCTTGCCAGTAACAAAGGACATCCGCCCTTCAGGTACTGGTGAAAGTCCACTAGCTAACTTGACAGACTGGCTTGAAGTGACTCGTGAAGATGGTGTCAAAGGTCGTCGTGAAACAAACACCATGCCACAATGGGCTGGTTCAAGCTGGTACTACCTCCGCTATATCGACCCACACAATACTGAGAAATTGGCTGATGAGGATCTTCTCAAACAATGGTTGCCAGTTGATATCTATGTGGGTGGTGCAGAGCATGCTGTTCTTCACTTGCTTTATGCTCGTTTCTGGCACAAATTCCTCTACGACCTCGGTGTTGTTCCGACGAAAGAACCATTCCAAAAACTCTTTAACCAAGGGATGATTTTGGGAACCAGCTATCGTGACCACCGTGGGGCTCTTGTGGCAACTGACAAGGTTGAAAAACGTGACGGTTCTTTCTTCCATGTAGAAACAGGGGAAGAGTTGGAGCAAGCACCAGCCAAGATGTCTAAATCTCTCAAGAACGTTGTTAACCCAGATGATGTGGTTGAACAATACGGTGCCGATACCCTTCGTGTTTATGAAATGTTCATGGGCCCACTTGATGCTTCAATCGCTTGGTCTGAAGAAGGTCTGGAAGGAAGTCGTAAGTTCCTTGACCGTGTTTACCGTTTGATTACAAGTAAGGATATTGTTGCGGAAAACAATGGCGCTCTTGACAAAGTTTACAACGAAACCGTTAAAGCTGTCACAGAGCAAATCGAATCCCTCAAATTCAACACAGCTATTGCCCAACTCATGGTCTTTGTCAACGCTGCTAACAAGGAAGACAAACTCTATGTGGACTACGCCAAAGGCTTTATCCAATTGATTGCCCCATTTGCACCTCACTTGGCAGAAGAACTGTGGCAAACAGTTGCGGCAACAGGTGAGTCAATCTCTTACGTGGCTTGGCCAACATGGGACGAAAGCAAATTAGTTGAAGACGAAATCGAAATCGTTGTCCAAATCAAAGGAAAAGTTCGTGCTAAACTCATGGTCGCTAAAGACTTGTCACGCGAAGAATTGCAAGAAATTGCTCTAGCTGACGAAAAAGTCAAAGCAGAAATTGACGGTAAGGACATCGTGAAAGTAATTGCAGTACCGAATAAATTGGTTAATATCGTTGTGAAATAA
- a CDS encoding type I toxin-antitoxin system Fst family toxin — MLKTIIGPIVVGVVLRLVDKWLNKDK, encoded by the coding sequence ATACTCAAAACTATCATCGGACCAATTGTGGTCGGTGTCGTTCTTCGCTTAGTCGATAAATGGCTAAACAAGGATAAATAG
- the ruvB gene encoding Holliday junction branch migration DNA helicase RuvB has protein sequence MSRILDNEIMGDEELVERTLRPQYLREYIGQDKVKDQLQIFIEAAKMRDEALDHVLLFGPPGLGKTTMAFVIANELGVNLKQTSGPVIEKAGDLVAILNDLEPGDVLFIDEIHRLPMSVEEVLYSAMEDFYIDIMIGAGEGSRSVHLELPPFTLIGATTRAGMLSNPLRARFGITGHMEYYAHADLTEIVERTADIFEMEITHEAASELALRSRGTPRIANRLLKRVRDFAQIMGNGVIDDVITDKALTMLDVDHEGLDYVDQKILRTMIEMYGGGPVGLGTLSVNIAEERETVEDMYEPYLIQKGFIMRTRSGRVATAKAYEHLGYEYIEK, from the coding sequence ATGAGTAGAATTTTAGATAATGAGATAATGGGGGACGAGGAGTTAGTAGAACGCACGCTCCGTCCTCAGTATTTACGTGAATATATTGGGCAGGATAAGGTCAAGGACCAGCTTCAAATCTTTATAGAAGCTGCCAAAATGCGGGATGAAGCGCTGGATCATGTGCTTTTATTTGGCCCTCCAGGCTTGGGAAAAACGACCATGGCTTTTGTTATTGCCAACGAACTAGGTGTCAATCTCAAGCAGACTTCGGGTCCAGTCATTGAAAAAGCCGGTGATTTGGTAGCGATTTTGAATGACTTAGAGCCTGGGGATGTTCTTTTTATTGATGAGATTCATCGTTTGCCAATGTCAGTGGAAGAGGTGCTTTATAGTGCCATGGAGGACTTCTACATTGATATCATGATTGGGGCTGGTGAAGGCAGTCGCAGTGTTCATTTGGAGTTGCCACCTTTCACTTTGATTGGTGCGACGACTCGGGCTGGTATGCTCTCAAATCCGCTACGGGCACGTTTTGGAATTACAGGTCACATGGAGTATTATGCCCATGCTGACTTGACGGAAATTGTTGAGCGGACGGCAGATATTTTTGAGATGGAAATCACTCATGAGGCAGCATCTGAATTAGCCCTACGTAGTCGTGGAACCCCTCGTATTGCCAATCGTCTCCTCAAACGCGTGCGCGATTTTGCCCAGATTATGGGGAATGGGGTTATCGATGATGTTATTACCGATAAGGCTTTGACTATGCTGGATGTTGACCATGAAGGTTTGGACTATGTGGATCAAAAAATCCTTCGCACCATGATTGAGATGTACGGTGGTGGTCCTGTTGGTCTAGGAACTCTTTCTGTTAACATAGCAGAAGAGCGTGAGACAGTTGAAGACATGTATGAGCCCTACTTGATTCAAAAAGGTTTTATCATGCGGACACGTTCTGGACGGGTGGCGACTGCTAAGGCATATGAGCATTTAGGGTATGAATATATTGAAAAATAA
- a CDS encoding PFL family protein, with protein sequence MDIRQVTETIAMIEEQNFDIRTITMGISLLDCIDPDINRAAEKIYQKITTKAANLVTVGDEIAAELGIPIVNKRVSVTPISLIGAATDATDYVVLAKALDKAAKEIGVDFIGGFSALVQKGYQKGDEILINSIPRALAETDKVCSSVNIGSTKSGINMTAVADMGRVIKETATLSDMGAAKLVVFANAVEDNPFMAGAFHGVGEADVIINVGVSGPGVVKRALEKVRGQSFDVVAETVKKTAFKITRIGQLVGQMASERLGVEFGIVDLSLAPTPAVGDSVARVLEEMGLETVGTHGTTAALALLNDQVKKGGVMACNQVGGLSGAFIPVSEDEGMIAAVQNGSLNLEKLEAMTAICSVGLDMIAIPEDTPAETIAAMIADEAAIGVINMKTTAVRIIPKGKEGDMIEFGGLLGTAPVMKVNGASSVDFISRGGQIPAPIHSFKN encoded by the coding sequence ATGGATATTAGACAAGTTACTGAAACCATTGCCATGATTGAGGAGCAAAACTTCGATATCAGAACTATTACCATGGGGATTTCTCTATTAGACTGTATCGATCCAGATATTAATCGTGCTGCGGAGAAAATTTATCAAAAGATTACGACCAAGGCAGCTAATTTAGTGACTGTTGGTGACGAAATTGCAGCTGAGTTGGGAATTCCTATCGTTAATAAGCGTGTATCGGTGACTCCTATTTCTCTGATTGGAGCAGCGACAGATGCGACAGACTATGTGGTTCTGGCAAAAGCGCTTGATAAGGCTGCGAAAGAGATTGGTGTGGACTTTATTGGTGGTTTTTCTGCCTTGGTACAAAAAGGGTATCAAAAGGGAGATGAGATTCTCATCAATTCTATTCCTCGCGCTTTGGCTGAAACGGACAAGGTCTGCTCGTCAGTCAATATCGGCTCAACCAAGTCTGGTATCAATATGACGGCTGTCGCAGATATGGGACGAGTTATCAAGGAAACGGCAACTCTATCTGATATGGGGGCAGCTAAGTTGGTTGTATTCGCTAATGCTGTTGAGGACAATCCATTTATGGCGGGTGCCTTCCATGGTGTTGGGGAGGCAGATGTTATCATCAATGTCGGAGTTTCTGGTCCTGGTGTGGTGAAACGTGCCTTGGAAAAAGTTCGTGGACAGAGCTTTGATGTAGTAGCCGAAACAGTTAAGAAAACTGCCTTTAAAATCACTCGTATCGGTCAATTGGTTGGTCAAATGGCCAGTGAGAGGCTGGGTGTGGAGTTTGGTATTGTGGACTTGAGTTTGGCGCCAACTCCTGCGGTTGGAGATTCTGTTGCACGTGTCCTTGAAGAAATGGGGTTAGAAACAGTTGGAACACACGGAACGACGGCTGCCTTAGCTCTCTTGAATGACCAAGTTAAGAAGGGCGGAGTGATGGCCTGCAACCAAGTTGGTGGTTTGTCTGGTGCCTTTATCCCAGTTTCTGAGGATGAGGGAATGATTGCTGCAGTGCAAAATGGTTCTCTTAATTTGGAAAAACTAGAAGCCATGACGGCTATCTGTTCTGTTGGTTTGGATATGATTGCCATCCCAGAAGATACACCTGCTGAAACTATTGCCGCCATGATTGCAGATGAGGCTGCAATTGGTGTCATTAACATGAAAACAACAGCTGTTCGTATCATTCCAAAAGGAAAAGAAGGCGATATGATTGAGTTTGGTGGTCTTCTTGGTACAGCTCCAGTTATGAAGGTCAATGGGGCTTCGTCTGTTGATTTCATCTCTCGTGGAGGACAAATCCCAGCACCAATTCATAGTTTTAAAAATTAA
- the rplQ gene encoding 50S ribosomal protein L17 yields MAYRKLGRTSSQRKAMLRDLTTDLLINESIVTTEARAKEIRKTVEKMITLGKRGDLHARRQAAAFVRNEIASENYDEATDKYTSTTALQKLFSEIAPRYAERNGGYTRILKTEPRRGDAAPMAIIELV; encoded by the coding sequence ATGGCTTACCGTAAACTAGGACGCACTAGCTCACAACGTAAAGCAATGCTTCGCGATTTGACAACTGACCTTTTGATCAACGAATCAATCGTGACAACTGAAGCTCGTGCTAAAGAAATCCGTAAAACTGTTGAAAAAATGATTACTCTAGGTAAACGTGGTGATTTGCATGCACGTCGTCAAGCAGCTGCTTTCGTACGTAATGAAATCGCATCTGAAAACTATGATGAAGCAACTGATAAGTACACTTCTACTACAGCACTTCAAAAATTGTTCTCAGAAATCGCACCTCGTTATGCTGAACGTAACGGTGGATACACTCGTATCCTTAAAACTGAACCACGTCGTGGTGATGCAGCGCCAATGGCGATCATCGAATTAGTATAA